In the Streptomyces sp. WMMC940 genome, CCGCGGGCCACAGCGACCGGTCGACGTCCGCGTACACGTGTGCGACCACATCGGCCGCCGAGCGATGGCCGTTCTCCACGGCCGTCTCGACCTGCGCGAGCCGGTTCGCCCGATGGGCGAGATAGAACTCCACCGCGCCCTGGGCGTCCTCCAGCACCGGTCCGTGTCCCGGGAGCACCGTGTGCACACCGTCGTCCACGGTCAGGGACCTCAGCCGGCGCAGCGAGTCCAGGTAGTCGCCGAGGCGGCCGTCAGGATGCGCGACGACCGTCGTGCCCCGGCCGAGGATGGTGTCGCCCGTCAGCACGGCCCGGTCGGCGGGGAGATGGAAGCAGAGCGAGTCCGCCGTGTGCCCGGGGGTCGGCACGACCCTCAGCTCGAGACCGCCGGTACGGATCACGTCCCCCGCGGCCAGTCCCTCGTCGCCGAGCCGGAGCGCGGGGTCGAGGGCGCGCACCCTCGTGCCGGTCAGCTCGGCGAACCGGCCGGCTCCCTCGGCGTGGTCCGGATGTCCGTGGGTGAGCAGGGTCAGGGCGATCCGCTTGCCGGCCTCCTCGGCCGCCGCGACGACGTTCCGCAGGTGCCCGTCGTCCAGCGGGCCCGGATCGACGACGACGGCGAGATCGGAGTCGGGCTCGGCGACGATCCAGGTGTTGGTCCCGTCCAGGGTCATCGCGGACGGATTGGGCGCCAGGACGTTGATCGTGCGGGAGGTCGCGCTCCCCGAGACCACCGCGCCGCGCGGCTGACCCGGCAGCGCCGATGCGTTCGTCATCGCGTGCCTCCCGTCGGATCGGCCGGATCGGCCGGACCAGTCCGACCCGAGGAGGGGACGTGCTTGGTGAACTCCTCGTGGCCGGGCCAGCTGAGCACCAGTTCCCCGTGCTCCAGACGTGCCTGGGCCAGGATCGGCGCGAGGTCCTGCCCGGCGGCCGCCGCGAGGGCCTCCGCGGCGGTGGCGAACCGCCCCAGGACCCGCAGTGTGGCGATCGTCGGCGGCATCATCAGCAGGTCGCCCCTGTCGTATCCCGCGGCGGCGTCCGCGGGCCGGATCCACACCGTGCGGTCCGCCTCGGTCGAGGCGTTCCTGGTCCGCTGTCCGTGCGGCAGCGAGGCGACGAAGAACCAGGTGTCGAAGCGGCGCGGCTCGAACTCCGGAGTGATCCAGCGGGCCCAGGCCTCCAGCAGGTCCGACCGCAGCACCAGGCCCCTGCGGTCCAGGAACTCGGCGAAGGACAGCTTCCGGTCGACGAGCGCGGCCCGGTCGGCCTCCCAGTCGTCGCCCGTGGTGTCCTCGACGACGGAGTCCCCGGTCTCCCCCGCCAGCAGGACCCCGGCCTCCTCATAGGTCTCCCGGACCGCCGCGCAGACGATGGCCTGCGCGGACGCCTCGTCCTCGACGCCGAGCCGCCGCGCCCACTCGGCCGGCGAGGGACCCGCCCAGCGCACCTGCCGGGCATCGCGCTCGTCCACTCCGCCGCCGGGGTAGACGTACGCACCCCCGGCGAAGGCCATGGATGCGCGGCGGCGCAGCATATGGACGTGTGCACCCTCGGAGGTGTCCTTGAGCAGCATCACGGTCGCCGCCCGCCGGGGGACGACGACGGTGATCTCGCCCGCGGCGAGCGCCCGGATCCGGTCGGGCCATTCCGGTGGGTACCACTGACCATTGGACATGGCCGGATGCTATGCGTTCACGCGCGGATGTTCGAGGGGTGGCCGGCCAGCGGCGGCGGGCAGGGCGGCCCGGCCGGTCTCGCACATCCGGCGGTTCGGCCGGTGCCCGGCCGGCGGACGTCTTCCCTCCGGTGACCTGTCGGCGGACGCGTTCCCGCCTTCCCCGCCTCGCCCGGCTCCGGGCCGCTCTCCCGCGAGGGCCCGGGCCTCGGGTCCCGGGGCTCGCCCGGCGAGGGCCCGGGGCGCCCGGGCCCTCTCACATCAGCCCTGGACCAGCTCCACCTGGATCTCGACCTCGACGGGCGCGTCCAGCGGCAGTACGGCGACACCCACGGCGCTGCGCGCGTGCACGCCCTTGTCACCGAGGGCCGCTCCGAGCAGCTCACTCGCCCCATTGACCACGCCGGGCTGTCCGGTGAAGTCGGAGGCGGAGGCGACGAAACCGACCACCTTCACGACCCGGGCGATCCGGTCCAGGTCGCCGGCGATGGACTTCACGGCGGCCAGCGCGTTCAGAGCACAGGTGGCGGCCAGCTCCCTGGCCTCCTCCGGGGTGACCTCCGCACCGACCTTGCCGGTGACCGGAAGTTTGCCCTCCACCATCGGGAGCTGCCCCGAGGTGTAGACGTACGGGCCCGACTGCACGGCCGGCTGATACGCCGCCAGCGGCGGGACGACGGCGGGCAGCGTCAGCCCGAG is a window encoding:
- a CDS encoding MBL fold metallo-hydrolase, producing the protein MTNASALPGQPRGAVVSGSATSRTINVLAPNPSAMTLDGTNTWIVAEPDSDLAVVVDPGPLDDGHLRNVVAAAEEAGKRIALTLLTHGHPDHAEGAGRFAELTGTRVRALDPALRLGDEGLAAGDVIRTGGLELRVVPTPGHTADSLCFHLPADRAVLTGDTILGRGTTVVAHPDGRLGDYLDSLRRLRSLTVDDGVHTVLPGHGPVLEDAQGAVEFYLAHRANRLAQVETAVENGHRSAADVVAHVYADVDRSLWPAAELSVRAQLEYLQEHGLI
- a CDS encoding NUDIX hydrolase; translated protein: MSNGQWYPPEWPDRIRALAAGEITVVVPRRAATVMLLKDTSEGAHVHMLRRRASMAFAGGAYVYPGGGVDERDARQVRWAGPSPAEWARRLGVEDEASAQAIVCAAVRETYEEAGVLLAGETGDSVVEDTTGDDWEADRAALVDRKLSFAEFLDRRGLVLRSDLLEAWARWITPEFEPRRFDTWFFVASLPHGQRTRNASTEADRTVWIRPADAAAGYDRGDLLMMPPTIATLRVLGRFATAAEALAAAAGQDLAPILAQARLEHGELVLSWPGHEEFTKHVPSSGRTGPADPADPTGGTR
- a CDS encoding RidA family protein, whose translation is MSGTVEAKLAELGLTLPAVVPPLAAYQPAVQSGPYVYTSGQLPMVEGKLPVTGKVGAEVTPEEARELAATCALNALAAVKSIAGDLDRIARVVKVVGFVASASDFTGQPGVVNGASELLGAALGDKGVHARSAVGVAVLPLDAPVEVEIQVELVQG